Part of the Brassica oleracea var. oleracea cultivar TO1000 chromosome C8, BOL, whole genome shotgun sequence genome is shown below.
NNNNNNNNNNNNNNNNNNNNNNNNNNNNNNNNNNNNNNNNNNNNNNNNNNNNNNNNNNNNNNNNNNNNNNNNNNNNNNNNNNNNNNNNNNNNNNNNNNNNNNNNNNNNNNNNNNNNNNNNNNNNNNNNNNNNNNNNNNNNNNNNNNNNNNNNNNNNNNNNNNNNNNNNNNNNNNNNNNNNNNNNNNNNNNNNNNNNNNNNNNNNNNNNNNNNNNNNNNNNNNNNAGAAATTTTCGAGTTGGGTAGTTGAAATATAACAACGATTTTACAAGGAATATTTTACATGGATTTTACATGGTTTTAACATAATATTTACAACGACTTTACGACGAAATTAGGTAAGTTAAAGCACATTTAATACACGTTTTCACTTAAATATAACGGTAACATGTTTCGTTGTAATGTCGATGTAATGATTACGACGTATTTCTCATTCCACGTACATTCGTCGTAAACTTACATGGATTTTACGACGAACACTGTTCGTCGTAAATTTACATGGCGTTTACGACGAAAGTTGGATTCCTCGTAACTGCGTTGTAAACACCATGTAAATTTACGACGAAATATTTTCGTCGTAAATCTTCGTTGTTATGGGCACATTTTCTTGTAGTGTGATCATCACCTAATTTTCTTTTATAAAGAAATAAATTAAAATATTAAGATAAGTCTGTATATATTTATCGACTAAACAAAAGAAATATTATTATTATCTCAATTAACTTCTCTTTTAAATTTTTAAAGTTATTATCAACCTTAAAGTTTATTTTAAAAACGTATTTACTTTATTTCTATTTTAGTTTTGTATTTATGATTTTTTGTAGTTTCATACATATTGGTGGTTTAAAGAAATAATATACAGAAGTAATGATGGTTTAAAAGACGAAGGTTTACTTTTTAATTTTGTTTTGTTACATGTTTGATATGTGATGGTTCTTATAGTTTCGTAGATTTCATTAATGTTAAGAGAATGAAAAATGAAATTAAAAAAAAAAGAAAAAAAGTTGGAGAAAATAAAAATGATTAAGAAAATAAAAACAACTAAATTGTGATATTTTTACCAAAAAAAAACTAAATTGTGATAATGATCTTTGTATTTATAATGCACTAGGAAACAAATCCGCGCGTTCGCGCGGATAGGTAAATACTTTACTACAAATATAAATTATAAATATTAATAATATATATACTTGATGATTATATATATTTTAAATTATTATTTTTTATTTATCTTTCAAATTTATTAACTATATATCATTTTATTTTATGCAAGTTTTGAAAAATATACCATACACATATAAAAACATCAGACAAAAAAGATTTATGAAAACAAAGATAAAATGTTATCAATGTTAGATACTCAAAAAGAACAAGCAGATTTGTAGAATTTTTTTAATGACCTACCACAAAAAAAATAGAACAAAATAGCAATTTGTTAACAAATTCATTTAAAATTACAAAATAAAAAAAAAATCAATGGATGCCTTAACTTTTAATCTCAATCTCAATCTTAATCTTATGTAAGTAAATCATATATATAATAGATTAATATAAAACATTTAACTAAAAGTTTCCAATAGAAAATTATGATATGCAAATTTAAAAGTGAGTTCCCCATGTATTTTAACCAACAAAACACAGAAGAAAATTATATTGTGATTTGATAAAAGACAATGGGTGAATGAAATATTATTTAATGGAAATAAAATGCCAAATATAAGTTACAGGGAGTTCTCCAGGATAAAAAAAAATGTTTTAAGAATTGAGTAGTATAGAATAATAAAAAAATAAAGAAATCACTGTAAAAGGCAAACAATTTGACGGATGTCTTCTATTTTCCCAATGAACCCTGGATATCAGTAGATTTTTTATAAATTAATAATGTTGGTGGTTTGAAATTTCATTAATTTCTAAAGATATTAATTTACAAAAGTTTCTTTATTTAGACTTTTTATTTTAAGATAAAAAATATTTGATTTTAGTGTATAGACATTAATTGTTATTTTTTAAAATTTAACATTTATATTAATTTTATTATAATATTTGGTGTATATAATATATATTGCATAGAACTGAAATGTGGTTCTAGATATAATATTACTAAATCTAATAAAAATATATATATAGTTTTAAGAAAATATAAAGATAATTACATTGTGAATATATAAAAACAATATAATAATAAGTTCTTACTTATATAAAACATATATACATATAAATTATTAATTTATAATTTTAATGGGACCATATATTTACATTTCTAATATATAAATCTAAACCATTATATTAGAATTTCCTAAAAACCAAATTCGTGTGCGAACAACATGCAGAGATGTCGAACAATGTAATGAGAGCTTGTGAGCCGAATGGGGACAATAAGATGGTGGGACACTGCTTCAGCCCAGGGGTTGGTTCTTGTGTGGCATATTTCTGAGCTTCTCCATCCAAACTGAGAGTTATCTGTTTGATTTGAGCGAAGTCCTGAGTCTGGTGGGTGCCAAAGTTGGAGGATAATGCGTCAGGCTGGTTTCAGAGAACATCGACTACTTTCACTCTCAGCAGTGGACGGCAAACAGCTGAACCACCATTAAAAATATTACAAAAAAGAATAACATGCATGGAGGTACAACGTACCATTGTTCAGCTATAAATCTAGTTTAGAAATATTAACCTTGTTAAGTATAATAAACTATTTACGAAATAATATATCTAAAAACTTTACAAGTGAATCATAATAATGAATCATAATAATGAACAATCATTTGATCATTCAATGACTTGGCAAAGTGTTTTTTATTATATATAAATTTCAAGAGGTGCCAATCCATTGTTATTCGAGGGAAAGCATTGATTCGGGAAATCAAAAGATGTTGTTTGCTTTTAATAAATGATGACATCATTTTTTAAAAGAACCAAACTTGTCCGTTAGATTGCATAATTAAAGGAAGCTTGACCAAAATATACTTGCTTTCTTTAGAATTCTTTGTCTATCTCATAAGTAAATTTAATGCGCACGAACGTCTTTCTTCTTCTCTTTAAGCCGAAGTCACAGCATTATTATCGACTTGTTGATCTCTTTCTCCTTTCCGTCGAAGTTACAGTTGTGTTGGAATCAATACAGTGAGATTTATCAATGGATTTTGATGGCTTTTTAGAAGTAGAGAAAGTCTGAAGAAGGGAGTTCTGTAACATATTTTCCGGTGAGGAATATGGCGCCTCTGGTTGCTTGTCATTCCTCCACGACTCCTTCATCCGGATCCATTACGATGGCTTTCAATGGCACGGCTGCTTCCTCCGGTAGTGGTGCCTGCTGGTGACAATGGTGGCTTCTCCATTAACGGCATCAAAGCCGAGGGATGAAGAGAGGGAAGGAGAGCATGATGATCACAATAGTATAACAATGGCAACTTGCGACCATTCACGATTGAATAATGGTAGCTGGCATTTTGTAGAGCAAATGTATATACAAAGCCTCCGTTATAATAGATTAGATGTGCCCTTGCTGAAGTTTCTTTGGCCAGAGGTATAATAGATTATTTAAATCAGAATAGATAATAAAGGGTGTGCATTAGAATCAACCATATAATATCGGTAAAACTGTTGATCATTTCTCTGGTTTATTGGCAAACTGATAGATAAATGACCCTATAACAATAAAAATTGAAGTTTCATTCTAGTAGCTGATAAGTGCTTACATCCTGAAGATTAAAATAGTCCTACAAAATATTGAATGGCCATAGATCTGTAAATCATAATGCAATTTTGGAAAACACTCTCGTTAAAAGAATTCTCTTCTTATTGTCTCTTCTACGAGTTACCCTCCAGTTAGAAAAAGGAAAAGATAATTGAATATTAGAATGAAAGATACAAGAAACAGCCGAAACAAAGATGTCATTTACTAATTAGTTTTACTTTGCTGGATGCAACACCAGTTGTGTCTAAGGTGGTCATATCTTCTAGTGAACCCGTTTCTGGCATCTTCCCTAATTGTAGAGAGAGAGAAGAGTAAATAAGTCAGTTTGTCAGATCTCAAAAGCCATTAAAGACTTCCAGATGAAATTTTAAACCTCAATATCTAACAAATCACAGTATGACCAATATTAATCAAACCAGGGATCTCCTCTGAAACAAGTGCAAGATATTGCTCCATTGCCTCCTCTTTACTCATGTTTCCAAGTTTTTACAGAACAAGTATGTTCATCTTCCACCGTTCGAACAATAACTCATGGCGTTCATCACCGGTTTCTCCACTTCTTTGCCGACCCTCTCGGTCCGTCTTCTTCACGAACTACCATCTCCTTTGCTACCACATCCTCCGGCGAGACAGCAACCAGGAACTCATCAGCTTCCACAGTTTTAATCACCAATTCTTCGCCTTTAGCAGGTTCTTGAAGTTCATCAAGAACTCGTTAATCTTCACTTCCAAACCCATCCACACGTTCCACATTCTCATCAACACCAACTCGGAGTTTCCTCTCCCTCTTGACCACTGTGCATAGGAGAAGCGATGATTCAAAATGTTGCAGTCTGCTCACTCGTCAGATTCTAATTACGTTGTTACTAATGTAGACCAAAACAAAGTAATGCACTAAACACAATGATCGATAAGCAACCAACCGAAGTGAAATTATTTGAATACAACGACCTTAGCAAATAGAGATTTTGGAGACAGCAAAAAAGGCAACAACGTAAACAAAAATTTATGAAAAGTTCAGAAAAAGTTAAGGTGTTTGGGTATGTTCTTCTAACTTTTTCAAATATGCAAAGCCATATACAAAAAAAAAACACAAAATAGTGAAAGAGAGACAAAGAGTAACCCGGATCGCGTGGGTAATTTATTTTAGGGTTCAACTTCACCTCATATGTTTGAATCGAACTGTTCGACTAAGCCAGATTAGAAGAAGAGGAAAAACAGAGAAAAAGGCTGAGATATACAGAAATACTAAACCAATGAAAGAGAGACAATGAAACCAAAACACAACAGAATATAAATTCAATTCGGAAAGAATACGATGAATAAAGAATTATCGTTCTCAATAAAGCAAATACAGTAATTGTTCTCAATAACACAAAATTCATACTGGAAGGCGATTTACTTTAAACACAAAAAAATGGATCGAGAGTTTCAGAAGATTTACCTTCATAAAGGAAGCTTCAATGATCAAGGATGTTAATGGCAACTCACTGGTCATGAATGGTGGATGATCGGGAGATAAAATTTGGTTTGTCAGAAAATCGAATCAGAAATCATGAGTAAAAAGAAAAGTGAGAAAAAGAGGAATAGAAAACTGATTATCAAATATAAACAGAGGAAGAGATGTGAACCAAAGGTCACAATTCCAGTAATGGACGCAATGCTTCACTACAGACACGAAGCTTCGGTAGCGTCGTCTTAGTCAAAATAAAAGGAACGTCTAATCTCAACCCTTCGATTAAAAGGTTTGCTAATTTCAACAGTTGGATTAAATTCTATTTTTTTACGATGACATCACCTAGAAAATCAGAACCCTTGGATTGATTTTAAAATCAATCTAGAACATTAAATCTTCTTTTTTTTTTCCTATAAAAAAATGATGACATCATCCTTTAACACAAATTAGGCTTGCTATTATATATAGATATGTAAGTATCCATAAATTATTATGCTCGCATGTGAAACACCTAACTTGTCATGTGAAACACCTAATTTGTAAATAATTGCATGCCCAAGGTAATTAAGCACGTTTAATTCCTGAAATATTAAGATGGTAGCCGTAGGTAGGACAAATAATCACACAAGCGCACTACTTAATCCACATTGTTTTTTTGCTTCCTCTACTCTGCTATTTCCTTATCTTCAAGTCCCATAAAACTCCATTGCTAAAACATGAAAGTTATAGCTCCTTCCCATCTAAAACTGATGTTCGGGTCTAGCCAGCCGACGTCACGCTCCTATCCATGTGTACAAAATGCTCAGAGATCTGACTCGTGCGGAACTAGTCGCTCCGAATGGCGGAGCACATTTGCTACTCTAACAAGCAAGGTTGTTACTCAAAAAACCTTACCAATGCCTCAAGTTTCCGTCGGAATCGATCATGTGAACGGTCATAACCGCGCTGCACGTGTCCTGGGAATGAATCAGAAGCCTCTCAGTGTCAATGATCTCCCCCCGGCACCCATGCACGGAGGAGCTAATCTACGTGTTGCGTATCAAGGCGCTCCAGGCGCTTACTCCGAGGCAGCCGCATGTAAGGCTTACCCTAACTACGAGGCTGTCCCTTGCGACCAGTTTGAAGTTGCGTTTCAGGCGGTAGAGCTCTGGATCGCCGACCGTGCGGTTCTACCAATCGAGAACTCTCTCGGAGGTTCTATCCACCGAAACTATGATCTTCTCCTTCGTCATTGTCTCCACATCGTCGGCGAAGTCCAGCTCCCCGTTCACCACTGTCTCTTAGCTCTTCCCGGAGTACGCAAAGAATTCCTCACGTGCGTGATGTCGCACCCTCAAGGCCTCGCTCAGTGCGAGCGCACGCTCACAAAGCTCGGTCTCAACGTCACCCGCAAGGCCGTCGACAACACCGCGATAGCAGCCGAGCACATTGCCGCCAACAATCTACGTGACACGGCGGCGATAGCGAGCGCACGCGCCGCCGATATTTACGGCCTGGAGATTTTGGAAGACGGTTTACAAGACGACGCGAGTAACGTGACGCGCTTCGTGATGCTGGCGCGTGATCCTTTAGTACCGAGAACTGATCGTCCGTTTAAAACGAGCATCGTCTTCGCTCACGAGAAAGGCACTAGCGTGCTTTACAAGGTGCTCTCTGCTTTCGCGGCAAGGGACATCAGCTTGACGAAGATCGAGTCCAGGCCGAATCACAACCGTCCGATCAGGCTCGTCGACGATGCCAACGTAGGGACGGCGAAGCATTTCGAGTACATGTTCTATATCGACTTCGAGGCGTCGATGGCGGAGGCGCGTGTTCAGAACGCTCTCTCGGAGGTTCGGAAGTTCACGTCGTTCTTGCGGGTGCTGGGGAGTTATCCCATGGATATGACTCCTTGGTCACCATCATCCTCAACATCCCACAAGGCTTCGTCTAAAATGAACCATTCATATGGAAACGTAAACATGGCGAAACCATAATATATATAGTATGTTACAATCTTGCATTTCCAATAAAATAAAAATAATTGCTGGATAATAAAGCATTGTAAACTATAAACAAGACCTCCAGTTTTCCATTTTCTCTTCGTGTGATAAGCAGTGCCGTGCTGAACCTTGTCGGCAAGAGAAGTTCAACATATTGATATAATTACATTTTCTTTATCTTACTATATATTAAATGAAAACCCACTTGTAAATTTTTTTTTCTAAGAACAATAATAACTGAACTGAGATAAAAATGGGTATGAAATCAACATAGAAAACAGCTGAAGGGGAACTCCGAATCCGAACACCTCGTACAAGCTAAAGATTCATAACTATTTATGGGTGCAACTGAAATGATTTTTTTTTTTCAAATAAGTTTTTCATAAATGATTAATTACTTTCCATTTTTCAAAATATTATAAAATGTTAGGGAATGAAATAGAATATACTTTCCATTTTTTCATGGTAACTGTTGAACATTTTTTTGGAATACACATGCAAACCTAGAAAAAATCTTATGTCCACACATCCGTCCAGTGTTAAATGAACGCGTACGACTCTCTCATACATTTAGAATGTAATTTAGAATGTAAAAGGTAATGGAGATATCAGTGTAATACAGCACAAACAATGAATAGTGATTTTATCAAATTATCTACATATATATAAGTTTACTACAAAAAATCAGTATTCATTATATCATTTTATTTTTTATAAAATAATTTTATTTTACTTACATTGTAAATTATACATTAAATTTAGTGTACTCTAAGTTATCATGTAAAATAAAATTTAATGTATAATCTGAATTTAAAGAGTGAATTAAGAAATGATAAACAATATAAGATAACAGAATTTCAAAATGAATATATATATATATATATAATAAACTAATTAATGTATTCTGTATAGTGGGGACCCTTAAATTTTGATAAAAAAATAGGGGACCTAGGGCTTATTTCCTTTTTTTCCAAAGCCATGTGCACGGGCCCTAGTAAAAAAAAGATGCGTCTGCCGGGAGTCGAACCCGGGTCTATTGCTTGGAAGGCAATTATCCTAACCGTTGGACTACAGACGCTTTTGCTTGTCAATTGATCAACATAATTTTAATTAAATAAAAAAAATCCGGTTAGAGATATTCGTTAAATCCTGGATTGAAATATTGGTTTGATCGGGTTTAGCCACAAAAAGAAAGTTGGTTCGGGTTATAAAGCTCGTTTTCAAGGTTCGTTTAATTAAACCAGGTAGGGTTTAAGGTCTTCTTCAACAATGGCGACGACCTTGAATCGATTACGTAGCTCAGTCTCTGCTCTCTCGCATCGAGCGCTCTTCAATTCCACTCGCCGTGACTCTCTCCCTTCGCGAATTCCAGCTCTTCGATCAACCACCCGCTCTTTCCTCGATTTCTATCAGGTGATCCGATGAATTACTCATTTTCGTGTATAGGAGAGAGACGTTGACCTCTGTCGATGTTGTTTTGGATCTGTGCAGTTCGGGAACAAGAAAGCGATCGAGGATGAGCGTGCGAGACTGTAAGCTAGTAATTTAAATTCGATTCAGATTTGAAAGAAGTTAAGAATGATGTTGATTTGGGCAGTAACGATGAGATGAATCGGGGGTACTTTGCCGATATGAAAGAGTTTAAGGAGCATGGTGGTAAGGTAAACAAGATGATTTGTATAATACATATTATTTTGGTTGCTAATGTAAGTTATATTGGTAATCGATGTTTTTTTTGTAGATAGCAGATGCAAATAAGACTGTTATTCCTGCTTTATCAGCTGTGAAATTTCCGGAATTAGCAGTGACTCTCTCTAATGGAAAAGTCTTGAAGCTGCCTATTAGTTGTTATAGTGGCGAGGTTAACGAAGAGAGTTTGGCTGTTCCTAAAGTATCATTGGTGTGTCTGTCTTTCCGAGCAAGCTCTCAGGTACAGATTATTCCACATTGGTTATTTGTTTCATTCTTCAAATGGAACCAAGAGAATGTTTGGTTAGCGTTTATAATAAGGTATGTGTAGCATTAACGGGAGTGTTGCTTGTTGAGGTTACTAAGCAGTACAGTGCACTTGTTGATAAATATAACCTTGTATTACGGCTTGTCTAATTCTTTTGTGATGATGGGATGTGGTTGCTGTGTGTGACAGGGAATGATCAGCTCGTGGAGCAAGCCGTTTCTTGAATCGTTTGGCGACAGGAAAGATCTTCAGGTGTTTGAGGTACTGATCCTGCATTGTTTTTATTGGCTGCTGTGTTTTTTTTTCTCACAGTATCTTCAGGACAGCTTGTTTTCTGGCGTTTACAGGTTTCATTTATAGACAAATGGCTGTTGGGCTTGGCCCCTATAAAGAAACTACTTCTCCGGGTCTTGCAAAAACCGAAGAGCAACGAGAACAGCGTCCTGCAGAGGCAAGTGGTTTACTCGTTTGGGGACCACTATCACTTCCGGAAAGAAACTAAAATTCTGAACCTTCTTACCGGGTATGGTAAATTTCCATTTCATCAAGAATGCACAATAGATTCACTCAACCTTTCTGATTTCTCTGTTGGACATACTTGTTTATGTTATAGGTATATCCTCCTACTCGACAAATCCGGGAGAATAAGATGGCAAGGTTTCGGAACAGCAACTCCAGAGGAAGTATCTCAACTTCTCTCTTGCACCTCACAACTCCTGGAAGATCAATGAGAGGTAACCAATCTGGTCACTCCCTCCAATCATTCGAATCAAAAGACTCCTAATTCTCTTTAGGCCAACAATTACTCAAAATTGTAAAGTTAGAAGCAGAAAAAACGATCAGTGTAGAAACTTGGTTTGGTATAATAACTTAGACAATGGTATTAGAAATATTTTAGCTTCAAATGTTTCTTAGTAACGAGTTTTTCTTGTTTTGAAGCACCTTCCTGATAGAGGTTCACGTAAGCAAATAAAACATCTGAAAGTCTTTATTTTGTTTCATGACTATGTCCAGTTCGATGATTAAACCGGAGACTGTTTCAAGAGACAAGTGTTCATGTGGAACAATTAAATTTCAGAACGGCACATCGAAGACAATAAAGTATCTCTTTATCTTTCAGTTTGATTCAGTTGGTGTTATTGGCACCGCAATAGAGAATCTTTTCTTCCGATCTATGACTGATTGAGTGCAATGCCCATTCTTCACTTGTTATCTTTTAAAAATGCTGAAATTGAAAGCAATTGCACAGTGCGAAATTGCATATCTAACAATTGAAAGCACTTGTTATATATATATATATATATATATATATATATATATATATACACACATATGTGTTGCATATAAAGAAATTGTAATATGGAAAACATTTTTCTCAGTTAATTGACGAAGGTGATATAAACCCTATCAAAACTTTCGATTAATGCCTTAAAGGAGACTATTAAAACATTGGCTTTTAACTTTTAAGCAAAAAAAAAGAAGAAAAGTTACATCCTTAATACTTCTTCATGGTTGGTGGAGCATAGACACATTACATCAGTGCAGCACTAACATGTCTTTTTATGCAACAACCATGAAAATACAAAAGAAAAAACAAAGTAACTTCAGAGATCACAATATTTACCAAAAACGCCATATTTATAAACACGCCAAAACGATAATAATTTAAGCGAAGCTTCATTCTCATATCTATCTATCTATATATATAAAGAAATGTTCGCCTCTCTCCCGTGAAGCCACGTCATCAAGTCATGCGTTATGGGAATGACACGTGTCCCATTTTATATTTGGAGTCAAAATAAATGAATGCAGTCAGGGGTAATCGAACTCAGCACCTCTAGCACTGGTAATTTCTCTTAGAACCACTAGGCTGAAGTCACTTTTTATAAATATGTGGCCGCGAAAATACTTATTATCGTGTCGGCTGGAAGCCCATGCTTCTTCTGCTTGTGGCCAGGGCCGACACTGAACTGACGTCAAGATGAAGATCGTGAAGTTAAAAACTTTGCTCCAAAC
Proteins encoded:
- the LOC106309769 gene encoding uncharacterized protein LOC106309769 translates to MATTLNRLRSSVSALSHRALFNSTRRDSLPSRIPALRSTTRSFLDFYQFGNKKAIEDERARLNDEMNRGYFADMKEFKEHGGKIADANKTVIPALSAVKFPELAVTLSNGKVLKLPISCYSGEVNEESLAVPKVSLVCLSFRASSQGMISSWSKPFLESFGDRKDLQVFEVSFIDKWLLGLAPIKKLLLRVLQKPKSNENSVLQRQVVYSFGDHYHFRKETKILNLLTGYILLLDKSGRIRWQGFGTATPEEVSQLLSCTSQLLEDQ
- the LOC106310424 gene encoding arogenate dehydratase/prephenate dehydratase 6, chloroplastic-like, giving the protein MKVIAPSHLKLMFGSSQPTSRSYPCVQNAQRSDSCGTSRSEWRSTFATLTSKVVTQKTLPMPQVSVGIDHVNGHNRAARVLGMNQKPLSVNDLPPAPMHGGANLRVAYQGAPGAYSEAAACKAYPNYEAVPCDQFEVAFQAVELWIADRAVLPIENSLGGSIHRNYDLLLRHCLHIVGEVQLPVHHCLLALPGVRKEFLTCVMSHPQGLAQCERTLTKLGLNVTRKAVDNTAIAAEHIAANNLRDTAAIASARAADIYGLEILEDGLQDDASNVTRFVMLARDPLVPRTDRPFKTSIVFAHEKGTSVLYKVLSAFAARDISLTKIESRPNHNRPIRLVDDANVGTAKHFEYMFYIDFEASMAEARVQNALSEVRKFTSFLRVLGSYPMDMTPWSPSSSTSHKASSKMNHSYGNVNMAKP